A stretch of the Octopus bimaculoides isolate UCB-OBI-ISO-001 chromosome 8, ASM119413v2, whole genome shotgun sequence genome encodes the following:
- the LOC106867492 gene encoding p21-activated protein kinase-interacting protein 1-like, producing MFVMEGPVIEIIVGTYEELILAYRATAVGDNWQLEESFTDHSHSGCVRNVATSNNRNFLASGGTDENVWLFNLNSRKMIGSLIQHEGSLTHLQFHQGSHLFTCSEDGTMCLFQTVTWECLRVFRGHKAGINCLAVHPSGKLAFTVSKDKTMKAWNLIKGVRAYTTNLKRVADLVVWSLTGDTYCLVFNHKLEIYLTKTTGLIQIVEAPGRINSMLYMTNSLIVYGGEGSDIIFYDIEKEAEVYKLTTNSSRIRGLCHKVLPSGDNILANACSDGYIRIWKVTIDDNDIVTKLLAEHNSSFRLTCIAVYVKSSDNKSKESKPGREVSTKGTEVPSQDKETIKRKVISSEDKELVKHKKMKKKKKTAIEVIQ from the exons ATGTTTGTAATGGAAGGTCCAGTAATCGAAATAATTGTCGGAACATACGAAGAATTGATATTAGCCTATCGTGCAACGGCTGTTGGTGAT AATTGGCAACTTGAGGAAAGTTTCACAGACCATTCCCATTCAGGTTGTGTCAGAAATGTGGCTACATCAAACAACCGGAATTTTCTGGCCTCAGGTGGTACAGATGAAAATGTATGGTTGTTCAATCTGAATTCTCGGAAAATGATTGGCTCTCTCATTCAGCATGAAG GTTCTTTAACCCACCTACAGTTTCATCAAGGCAGTCACCTTTTCACATGTAGTGAAGATGGTACCATGTGTTTGTTCCAGACAGTCACTTGGGAATGTCTACGTGTCTTTAGAGGACACAA agcAGGTATTAACTGCCTTGCTGTCCATCCTTCAGGCAAATTAGCCTTCACTGTATCCAAAGATAAAACCATGAAAGCATGGAATCTAATTAAAGGTGTTCGTGCTTACACCACCAACCTGAAACGAG ttgctGATCTTGTAGTGTGGTCATTAACTGGTGATACTTATTGTCTGGTGTTTAATCACAAATTGGAAATTTACCTCACAAAG ACAACTGGTTTAATCCAAATTGTTGAAGCTCCAGGTCGTATTAATTCCATGCTATATATGACT AATTCTTTAATAGTATATGGTGGTGAAGGATCAGATATAATCTTTTATGACatagaaaaagaagcagaagtCTACAAGTTAACTACCAATTCCAGCAg aattcGTGGTCTGTGTCACAAAGTGCTCCCATCTGGTGACAATATCCTTGCTAATGCTTGTAGTGATGGCTACATCAGAATATGGAAGGTTACCATTGACGAT aatgACATTGTCACCAAATTGCTGGCAGAACACAACAGTTCATTCCGTCTGACTTGCATAGCTGTCTATGTGAAATCTTCTGACAATAAATCTAAAGAATCAAAGCCTGGAAGAGAAGTATCAACAAAAGGAACTGAAGTTCCATCTCAGGATAAAGAAACAATTAAGCGTAAAGTTATTTCATCTGAAGATAAAG